TCAGGCCGAGCTCATCAACATCACGGAAATGACGATAAAAGGAGGTTGGCGCAATGCCCGCTTCACGTGCGACTTCACGCAAACTGAGACTGGCGAAGCTACGCTCCGCGCTCAGTTGACTAAATGCGGCTTCTACCAGCGAACGCCGGGTTTTTTCTTTTTGCTGCGCTCTAACGCCCATCACGATGTCTGAATCCTTCCGTATGCCTTGTCCGGCACTATACCAGAGTTCAAAGTTAATCTGTTTGTTCAGCTTTGTGAATGATTGTTTACGCGCAGTTTGTGCTTCGGCTTCGCAAAAAAGCACAACGATAATTGGGTTATCCCGGCAATGATGTTACTATTCTGTTGCTTTTATGTATAAGAACAGGTAAGCCTTACCATGCCACATTCCTACGATTACGATGCCATAGTTATAGGTTCCGGCCCCGGCGGCGAAGGCGCTGCAATGGGTCTGGTTAAGCAAGGAGCTCGTGTTGCCGTTATCGAGCGTTATCATAACGTTGGCGGCGGTTGCACCCACTGGGGCACCATCCCGTCAAAAGCGCTCCGCCACGCAGTCAGTCGTATTATCGAATTCAATCAGAACCCCCTTTATAGCGATCATTCCCGCCTGCTTCGTTCCTCATTCGCCGATATTCTCAACCATGCCGACAACGTGATTAATCAGCAAACACGGATGCGGCAGGGTTTTTATGAGCGTAACCACTGCGAGATCTTGCAGGGTAACGCCCATTTTGTTGACGAACACACGCTGGCGCTGGAATGTCATGACGGTACGGTTGAAACCCTGACAGCAGAGAAATTTGTCATTGCCTGCGGATCGCGCCCTTATCATCCGGCAGACGTGGATTTCTCGCACCCGCGCATTTATGACAGCGATTCGATCCTCAGTCTGCACCACGAACCGCGCCATGTGATTATTTATGGCGCCGGGGTGATTGGCTGCGAATATGCGTCGATCTTCCGCGGAATGGAGGTCAAAGTTGATCTCATCAACACCCGCGACCGTCTGCTGGCGTTCCTCGATCAGGAGATGTCCGACTCCCTCTCTTACCACTTCTGGAACAGCGGCGTCGTCATTCGCCACAATGAAGAGTATGAGAAAATCGAAGGCTGCGACGATGGCGTGATCATGCACCTGAAGTCCGGTAAGAAACTGAAGGCCGACTGCCTGTTGTATGCCAATGGTCGTACCGGCAACACCGATTCTCTGGCGTTACAGAATATCGGTCTGGAAACCGACAGCCGTGGTCAGCTCAAGGTCAACAGCATGTACCAAACCGCGCTGCCGCACGTTTACGCGGTGGGTGATGTGATCGGTTACCCGAGCCTGGCGTCCGCAGCATACGACCAGGGACGCATTGCCGCCCAGGCGCTGGTGAAAGGGGAAGCGAACGCGCACCTGATTGAAGATATCCCGACCGGCATTTACACCATCCCGGAGATCAGTTCCGTGGGCAAAACCGAACAGCAACTGACGGCGATGAAAGTGCCTTACGAAGTGGGACGTGCCCAGTTTAAACACCTGGCGCGCGCGCAAATCGTTGGCATGAACGTAGGCACGCTGAAGATATTGTTCCATCGGGAAACGAAAGAGATTCTGGGGATCCACTGCTTTGGTGAACGCGCAGCCGAGATTATTCACATCGGTCAGGCGATTATGGAGCAGAAAGGTGGTGGTAACACGATTGAGTACTTCGTTAACACCACCTTTAACTACCCGACGATGGCGGAAGCCTATCGGGTAGCGGCGCTAAATGGCTTAAACCGCCTTTTTTAACGCCTTGTCGAAATGGCCATCCATCGCACCGCGGATGGCCTCTGCCAGTTGCTCATAGCGACTACGCAGCGGTGATCCTGGACGATACACCAGCCCCACCGTACGACGCGGCTCAGGCTTAATGCAGGGCAGATACACCACGCCATCACGTTTGCGTTCTTGCGGAACCGCCAGCGCGGGCAGCAGGGTAATACCGCTTCCTGCCGCTACCATGTTACGCAGCGTTTCCAGACTGGTCGCACGGAAGTGGGTGTCTTCGTCAGCACCGGCTTCAAAGCAGAATCCCATCGCCTGATCGCGTAGACAGTGACCGTCCTCCAGCATCAGCAGTTTTTCGCCTGCCAGATCGGACATCGGCACGCATTCGCGATTCGCCCACGGGTGATCTTCGTAGATCGCCAGCAGCATCGGCTCGTCGAACAACGGCACTTCGATAAAGGCCTCGCTCTCTTTCACCAGCGCCAGGATCACGCAGTCAAGCTTGCCGCTATCCAGTTGCGCCAGCAGCTGATGGGTCTGCGCTTCATGCAGATACATTTCCAGCTTCGGGAAAGTCTGGTGCAGCATCGGGATAATATGCGGCAGCAGGTAAGGACCGACAGTGGGAATCAAACCAATGTGCAGCGGACCTGACATGGTTTCGCCCTGTTGGCTTGCCATCTCCTTGAGCACTTTGACCTCACGCAGCACGGTACGCGCCTGATCCACCAGCAGTAAACCCGCCTGGG
The sequence above is drawn from the Citrobacter amalonaticus genome and encodes:
- the sthA gene encoding Si-specific NAD(P)(+) transhydrogenase codes for the protein MPHSYDYDAIVIGSGPGGEGAAMGLVKQGARVAVIERYHNVGGGCTHWGTIPSKALRHAVSRIIEFNQNPLYSDHSRLLRSSFADILNHADNVINQQTRMRQGFYERNHCEILQGNAHFVDEHTLALECHDGTVETLTAEKFVIACGSRPYHPADVDFSHPRIYDSDSILSLHHEPRHVIIYGAGVIGCEYASIFRGMEVKVDLINTRDRLLAFLDQEMSDSLSYHFWNSGVVIRHNEEYEKIEGCDDGVIMHLKSGKKLKADCLLYANGRTGNTDSLALQNIGLETDSRGQLKVNSMYQTALPHVYAVGDVIGYPSLASAAYDQGRIAAQALVKGEANAHLIEDIPTGIYTIPEISSVGKTEQQLTAMKVPYEVGRAQFKHLARAQIVGMNVGTLKILFHRETKEILGIHCFGERAAEIIHIGQAIMEQKGGGNTIEYFVNTTFNYPTMAEAYRVAALNGLNRLF
- the oxyR gene encoding DNA-binding transcriptional regulator OxyR encodes the protein MNIRDLEYLVALAEHRHFRRAADSCHVSQPTLSGQIRKLEDELGVMLLERTSRKVLFTQAGLLLVDQARTVLREVKVLKEMASQQGETMSGPLHIGLIPTVGPYLLPHIIPMLHQTFPKLEMYLHEAQTHQLLAQLDSGKLDCVILALVKESEAFIEVPLFDEPMLLAIYEDHPWANRECVPMSDLAGEKLLMLEDGHCLRDQAMGFCFEAGADEDTHFRATSLETLRNMVAAGSGITLLPALAVPQERKRDGVVYLPCIKPEPRRTVGLVYRPGSPLRSRYEQLAEAIRGAMDGHFDKALKKAV